Proteins encoded by one window of Streptomyces sp. LX-29:
- a CDS encoding GvpL/GvpF family gas vesicle protein translates to MAVYVYSITGEDHPLRLGDLKGVGDPPGRPRAISAGQLRAVVSDAPEDLRPRRRDLSAHQEVQDRLMSDGTILPLRFGLTAPDDDAVRAALEERAEEYETRLRELDGCAEYHLRVAQDEDALLREILQDSDEARELNEAIRSGEAGPGAPLALGELVAQEVEARHGALAAGVVEALRPFSRDDVSSSPTGDDLLSISFLVERDKEELFLTAQLSLANQLGDDFSLRLRGPLPPYSFV, encoded by the coding sequence GTGGCCGTCTATGTCTACTCCATCACCGGTGAGGACCATCCGCTGCGTCTCGGCGACCTCAAGGGCGTCGGCGATCCCCCCGGACGCCCGCGCGCCATCAGCGCGGGACAGCTGCGCGCGGTGGTCAGCGACGCCCCCGAGGACCTGCGCCCCAGGAGGCGTGACCTGAGCGCCCACCAGGAGGTGCAGGACCGGCTGATGTCCGACGGCACCATCCTCCCGCTGCGCTTCGGACTCACCGCGCCGGACGACGACGCCGTACGGGCCGCGCTGGAGGAACGGGCTGAGGAGTACGAGACGCGGTTGCGGGAGTTGGACGGGTGCGCCGAGTACCACCTGAGGGTGGCCCAGGACGAGGACGCCCTGCTCCGCGAGATCCTCCAGGACTCGGACGAGGCCCGGGAGCTCAACGAGGCGATCCGCAGCGGAGAGGCCGGCCCGGGCGCGCCCCTGGCGCTCGGCGAACTGGTGGCCCAGGAGGTCGAGGCGCGCCACGGCGCGCTGGCCGCCGGCGTGGTCGAGGCGCTCCGTCCGTTCTCCCGGGACGACGTGTCCTCCTCGCCCACCGGGGACGACCTGCTCTCCATCTCCTTCCTGGTGGAGCGCGACAAGGAAGAGCTGTTCCTCACCGCGCAGTTGAGCCTGGCGAACCAGCTCGGGGACGACTTCTCCCTCCGGCTGCGGGGCCCGCTGCCTCCGTACAGCTTCGTGTGA
- the gvpJ gene encoding gas vesicle protein GvpJ — translation MTVVPQGAGGGAIQGGATGSLYDILDLILDRGLVIDVFARVSLVGIEILKIDARVVVASVDTYLRFAEACNRLDLETGRKAPTQLTDIVGEVTESGSEGKVKGALTGAVESVADTLSGGRKRDSEEEGEEEKVRRRASRDDEEGEERRRRPTRRTSRREKEE, via the coding sequence ATGACCGTGGTGCCGCAAGGCGCAGGCGGCGGCGCGATCCAGGGCGGCGCCACCGGAAGCCTCTACGACATCTTGGATCTGATTCTCGACCGGGGACTCGTCATCGACGTCTTCGCGCGCGTGTCGCTCGTCGGTATCGAGATCCTGAAGATCGATGCCCGGGTCGTGGTGGCCAGCGTGGACACCTATCTCCGGTTCGCGGAGGCGTGCAACCGGCTCGACCTCGAAACCGGCCGCAAGGCGCCGACCCAGCTGACGGACATCGTCGGCGAGGTGACCGAGAGCGGATCCGAGGGCAAGGTCAAGGGCGCGCTGACGGGTGCGGTGGAGTCGGTGGCGGACACCCTGAGCGGCGGCCGGAAGCGCGACAGCGAGGAAGAGGGCGAGGAGGAGAAGGTCAGGAGGCGGGCGAGCCGGGACGACGAAGAGGGCGAAGAGAGGCGGCGGCGCCCCACACGGCGGACCTCGCGCCGCGAGAAGGAGGAGTGA
- a CDS encoding gas vesicle protein, translating to MSAARGERADDDRRASTSGTAGHRSGGTGARARRAEQPARRAERRVSTGAAMRAAIAQLRELLGRSPDSVSALKPTDEGWEATVEVVEVERVPDTTSVMASYRVSLDESGDLVAYERTRRYTRGQIDRRN from the coding sequence ATGTCGGCAGCCAGGGGAGAACGCGCGGATGACGACAGGCGCGCGTCGACGAGTGGTACCGCCGGACATCGGTCCGGTGGCACCGGGGCACGTGCGCGGCGGGCGGAGCAGCCCGCGCGTCGTGCCGAACGCAGAGTGTCGACGGGCGCGGCCATGCGGGCCGCGATCGCCCAACTGCGGGAGCTGCTCGGACGTTCCCCCGACTCGGTCTCGGCCCTCAAACCCACCGACGAGGGCTGGGAGGCCACCGTGGAGGTCGTCGAGGTGGAGCGCGTTCCCGACACCACCAGCGTGATGGCCAGCTACCGGGTGAGCCTGGACGAGAGCGGGGATCTGGTGGCCTACGAGCGGACCCGGCGCTACACCCGTGGACAGATAGACCGACGCAACTAG
- a CDS encoding histone protein yields the protein MNDSAKIALAAAVAGGYLLGRAKKGRLAFSVATYIAGRRFGLQPQQLLTEGLRKLKDVPQVADLQDQVRGELMDAGRQAVAAATDRKLGELAEVLRDRTQRIGKEAEEEEEEPEEAEEAEEPEEEYEEEEPEEEYEEEEEPEEEERGEEEPEEEPEEEEEEEEEEEEPREEEPEEEEPEEEEEKEEEPRRQRRRPAKKAPAARKPAEEKAPRKRSAPRKAAKKPPPAKKAPAKKTTAKKTTAKKAPAKKAPAKKAPAEKAAAKKAPAKKTAGKKAAAKAPAKKTTAKKATAKKTAAKKTTAEKAAAKKTTARKASAKKTAPRKTTAKRATAKKTTAKKAPAKKTTARRR from the coding sequence ATGAACGACTCAGCCAAGATCGCCCTCGCGGCCGCGGTGGCCGGCGGGTACCTGCTCGGCCGCGCGAAAAAGGGACGGCTCGCGTTCAGTGTGGCGACGTACATTGCCGGCCGTCGGTTCGGTCTCCAACCGCAGCAACTGCTCACCGAGGGACTTCGCAAGCTGAAGGACGTGCCGCAGGTCGCCGATCTTCAGGACCAGGTGCGCGGTGAACTGATGGACGCCGGCCGGCAGGCGGTGGCGGCGGCCACCGACCGCAAGCTGGGTGAGCTGGCCGAAGTGCTCCGCGACCGAACTCAGCGCATAGGAAAGGAAGCCGAGGAGGAAGAAGAGGAACCCGAGGAAGCCGAGGAAGCCGAGGAGCCGGAAGAGGAGTACGAGGAAGAGGAACCCGAAGAGGAGTACGAGGAGGAAGAGGAGCCGGAGGAAGAGGAGCGAGGAGAGGAAGAACCCGAGGAAGAACCCGAGGAGGAGGAAGAAGAGGAAGAGGAGGAGGAAGAGCCCAGGGAAGAGGAGCCCGAGGAAGAGGAGCCCGAGGAAGAGGAAGAGAAGGAAGAGGAGCCTCGGCGACAGCGGCGTCGGCCCGCCAAGAAGGCCCCGGCCGCGAGGAAGCCCGCCGAAGAGAAGGCCCCGCGAAAGCGGTCGGCACCACGGAAGGCGGCGAAGAAGCCACCGCCGGCCAAGAAGGCCCCGGCCAAGAAGACGACCGCGAAGAAGACGACCGCGAAAAAGGCCCCGGCCAAGAAGGCACCGGCGAAGAAGGCGCCGGCGGAGAAGGCGGCGGCGAAGAAGGCCCCGGCCAAGAAGACCGCCGGGAAGAAGGCGGCCGCGAAGGCCCCGGCGAAGAAGACGACCGCGAAGAAGGCGACGGCGAAGAAGACAGCCGCGAAGAAGACGACCGCGGAGAAAGCGGCCGCGAAGAAGACGACGGCACGGAAGGCCTCGGCCAAGAAGACCGCCCCCCGGAAGACCACCGCGAAGCGGGCGACGGCCAAGAAGACGACGGCCAAGAAGGCTCCGGCGAAGAAGACGACCGCGCGGCGGAGGTAG
- a CDS encoding SRPBCC family protein, with the protein MARTGRDTGNGEASGFDLLREELGKYLGAQMENLAERAGDKLTDVTDQLFDIADTGGALPRILQGESPLKALVSEKAKDVKDNLVEKAKETFGGGGGRKSGSPKVTNIVEVLDVGVPVRFAYDHWTQYERFSSFTKGVRSVSKNDEGTSDWKVKVGPSTRGWQATVQEQVPDERIVWTSEGGKGSTRGCVSFHELTADLTRIVLVVEYYPSGFFEKTGNLWRAQGRRLRLDFKHFQRYVSLTDEEPEGWRGEIRDGEVVRTHEEAMEEEEEGEEQETGRGDEEAEGEEWEEEEEAPEDEESWAEGEDEDEDEDESEDESEGQGDRYEDEEEYEEDGEYAREA; encoded by the coding sequence ATGGCCAGGACAGGACGCGACACTGGCAACGGGGAAGCCTCGGGCTTCGACCTTTTGCGCGAGGAGTTGGGGAAGTACCTCGGGGCTCAGATGGAGAACCTCGCGGAACGCGCCGGAGACAAGCTCACGGACGTCACCGACCAGCTCTTCGACATCGCCGACACCGGTGGGGCCCTACCCCGGATACTCCAGGGGGAGTCGCCCCTCAAAGCCCTGGTGAGCGAGAAGGCGAAGGACGTCAAGGACAACCTGGTGGAGAAGGCCAAGGAGACCTTCGGCGGCGGGGGCGGACGTAAGTCCGGGAGCCCCAAGGTGACGAACATCGTCGAAGTGCTCGACGTCGGGGTGCCGGTCCGCTTCGCCTACGACCACTGGACCCAGTACGAGCGGTTCAGCAGCTTCACCAAGGGCGTGCGCAGCGTCTCCAAGAACGACGAGGGCACCAGCGACTGGAAGGTGAAGGTCGGCCCCTCGACCCGCGGTTGGCAGGCCACCGTCCAGGAGCAGGTGCCGGACGAGCGCATCGTGTGGACCTCCGAGGGAGGTAAGGGATCCACACGAGGCTGCGTCAGCTTCCATGAGCTCACCGCGGATCTCACACGCATCGTCCTCGTCGTCGAGTACTACCCCTCCGGGTTCTTCGAGAAGACCGGCAACCTCTGGCGCGCCCAGGGCCGCCGCCTGCGCCTGGACTTCAAGCACTTCCAGCGCTACGTCAGCCTGACCGACGAGGAGCCGGAGGGATGGCGAGGAGAGATCCGGGACGGCGAAGTGGTCCGCACCCACGAAGAGGCGATGGAAGAAGAAGAGGAAGGGGAAGAGCAGGAGACCGGGCGCGGCGACGAGGAGGCAGAGGGCGAGGAGTGGGAGGAGGAGGAAGAAGCACCCGAAGACGAGGAGTCGTGGGCCGAGGGCGAGGACGAGGACGAGGACGAGGACGAGAGCGAGGACGAGAGCGAGGGCCAGGGCGACCGGTACGAGGACGAGGAGGAGTACGAAGAGGACGGCGAATACGCCCGCGAAGCCTGA
- a CDS encoding calcium-binding protein produces MALGARRGARRVGGLLLPLLALATAGLIAAGPASAVVPAASHLPNAIPATPTCAGLAATIVGTKGDDILVGTAGDDVIVALGGNDRVDGLGGNDVICGDAGDDSLFGSAGGDRIFGGGDGDGSYGGHGGDGRGGRDGRDSIDGGVGNDSLSGGKADDALFGSDGNDVLSGDAGHDSLDGSAGSDVLSGDAGHDSLNGGDGGDTLNGGDGDDSVYGGDGGDSVNGDDGDDDLFGGGGDDTVSGGDGDDDLFGNAGDDDLLGEAGDDDLFGGEGNDDLFGGDGDDSLNGGPGVNVNDGGPGTNTCANPVTGTGCPV; encoded by the coding sequence ATGGCTCTCGGCGCCCGCCGCGGGGCGCGCCGTGTCGGTGGCCTGCTGCTGCCCTTGCTGGCCCTGGCGACCGCGGGGCTCATAGCCGCCGGCCCCGCATCCGCCGTGGTCCCCGCCGCCTCCCACCTGCCGAACGCCATACCCGCCACCCCGACCTGCGCGGGCCTGGCCGCGACGATCGTCGGTACGAAGGGTGACGACATCCTCGTGGGCACCGCGGGTGATGACGTGATCGTCGCGCTGGGTGGGAACGACCGCGTCGACGGTCTGGGCGGTAACGACGTCATCTGCGGCGACGCCGGCGACGACAGCCTCTTCGGCAGTGCCGGCGGTGACCGCATATTCGGCGGCGGCGACGGGGACGGCAGCTACGGCGGCCACGGCGGTGACGGCCGTGGTGGCCGCGACGGCCGCGACAGCATCGACGGCGGAGTCGGTAACGACAGCCTCTCCGGCGGCAAAGCCGACGACGCCCTCTTCGGCAGCGACGGTAACGACGTCCTCTCCGGTGACGCCGGCCATGACAGCCTCGACGGCAGCGCCGGCAGCGACGTCCTCTCCGGTGACGCCGGCCATGACAGCCTCAACGGCGGTGACGGCGGCGACACCCTCAACGGCGGTGACGGCGACGACAGCGTCTACGGCGGTGACGGCGGCGACAGCGTCAACGGCGATGACGGCGACGACGACCTCTTCGGCGGTGGTGGCGACGACACCGTCTCGGGCGGCGACGGCGACGACGACCTCTTCGGCAACGCCGGCGACGACGATCTCCTCGGTGAGGCGGGTGACGACGACCTGTTCGGCGGCGAGGGCAACGACGACCTCTTCGGCGGTGACGGCGACGACAGCCTCAACGGCGGCCCCGGCGTCAACGTCAACGACGGAGGCCCCGGCACCAACACCTGCGCCAACCCCGTCACCGGGACCGGCTGCCCTGTCTGA
- a CDS encoding nucleotidyltransferase domain-containing protein: protein MSEAHDLVKRHTILSVVVGSRAFGLSTAASDVDRRGVYVAPAADFWRMAKPPTHVEGPLPEQFSWEVERFCALALSANPNILEVLHSPLVEERSALGVELRDLTPAFLSRRAHTTYARYAASQFAKAENRRAREGEPRWKHVMHMLRLMLSGAVLLESGTVRIDVGPYRERLLAVRRGELSWDEVRAWREELSTRLERAMAASPLPEQPDTTRVENWLISVRRRSLTDGGIPA from the coding sequence ATGTCAGAGGCGCATGACCTGGTGAAGCGGCACACCATCCTGTCGGTGGTCGTGGGATCGCGCGCGTTCGGGCTGTCCACGGCCGCCTCGGACGTCGACCGCCGCGGCGTGTACGTCGCCCCCGCGGCCGATTTCTGGCGCATGGCCAAACCGCCCACCCATGTGGAAGGCCCGCTGCCCGAGCAGTTCAGTTGGGAGGTGGAGCGATTCTGCGCACTCGCGCTCTCCGCCAACCCCAACATCCTCGAGGTCCTGCACAGCCCGCTCGTCGAAGAGCGCTCCGCGCTCGGTGTCGAGCTGCGGGACCTCACCCCGGCGTTCCTCTCCCGCCGGGCGCACACGACGTACGCGCGGTACGCCGCTTCCCAGTTCGCCAAGGCGGAGAACCGTCGGGCGCGCGAGGGCGAGCCGCGCTGGAAGCACGTCATGCATATGCTCCGCCTGATGCTCAGCGGTGCCGTGCTGCTGGAGAGCGGCACCGTGCGCATCGACGTCGGCCCGTACCGCGAGCGGCTGCTGGCCGTACGCCGCGGCGAACTGTCCTGGGACGAGGTCCGCGCCTGGCGCGAGGAGCTGTCCACCCGTCTGGAGCGGGCAATGGCCGCGAGCCCCCTCCCGGAACAGCCCGACACCACCCGCGTGGAGAACTGGCTGATCTCGGTCCGCCGTCGTTCCCTGACCGACGGAGGCATCCCCGCCTGA
- a CDS encoding MBL fold metallo-hydrolase — protein MADTRTSTEPIPVRVFGGPTALVEYGGLRFLTDPTFDAPRDYRVPGGQLTKTAPASASPADLGRIDVVLLSHDEHPDNLDDSGRALLADVPLTLTTPGGGQRLGAGARGLADWESIELDRPGGGTITVTGVPAVHGPGAREEVEPITGQVVGFVLTGEGLPTVYVSGDNASLDAVKETAERFGPVDTAILFAGAPRVPVLFDGALIVLDSAQAAEAARILGARRVVPVHYDSWTHFTEGRDELVAAFTDAGLIDRLDLGDRG, from the coding sequence ATGGCTGATACCCGTACGTCCACTGAGCCGATCCCCGTCCGCGTCTTCGGCGGCCCGACCGCCCTTGTCGAGTACGGAGGTCTGCGCTTCCTGACCGACCCGACCTTCGACGCGCCCCGCGACTACCGGGTGCCGGGCGGCCAGCTGACCAAGACGGCACCCGCCTCCGCCTCGCCGGCCGACCTCGGTCGCATAGACGTGGTCCTGCTCTCCCACGACGAGCACCCCGACAACCTGGACGACTCCGGCCGGGCGCTGCTCGCCGACGTCCCGCTGACGCTGACCACGCCCGGGGGCGGGCAGCGCCTGGGGGCGGGGGCCAGGGGGCTGGCCGACTGGGAGTCGATCGAGCTGGACCGCCCCGGCGGCGGCACGATCACCGTCACGGGCGTGCCCGCCGTCCACGGGCCCGGCGCCCGTGAGGAGGTCGAACCGATCACCGGTCAGGTCGTCGGATTCGTCCTGACCGGGGAGGGCCTGCCCACGGTCTACGTGAGCGGCGACAACGCCTCGCTCGACGCGGTCAAGGAGACAGCCGAACGGTTCGGCCCGGTGGACACCGCCATCCTGTTCGCCGGCGCTCCTCGGGTCCCCGTCCTCTTCGACGGCGCGCTGATCGTCCTCGACAGCGCGCAGGCCGCCGAGGCCGCCCGGATCCTCGGTGCCCGCCGGGTGGTTCCCGTCCACTACGACAGCTGGACGCATTTCACCGAGGGCCGTGACGAACTGGTCGCCGCCTTCACCGACGCCGGGCTGATCGACCGTCTGGACCTGGGCGACCGGGGCTGA
- a CDS encoding ABATE domain-containing protein: MSETPTPESAPPPAPGAEEHLALDFVNSALALPGGHFIDLLGTPEATNRWLTERGLAPADAGVREMCAAQLRSLREHLRSLFAARVAGLPALPAALSAVNDALSKAPSAALLYWDERNGPYRAVPCPTHEILDRALATLAASAADLLTGPDADRLIGCGSTPCTRYLLRHGRRHWCSTRCGDRARAARAYARRTQPEAD; encoded by the coding sequence ATGAGCGAGACCCCGACCCCCGAATCCGCGCCACCCCCCGCTCCGGGGGCCGAGGAACACCTCGCTCTCGACTTCGTCAACAGCGCCCTCGCGCTGCCCGGAGGGCACTTCATCGACCTCCTCGGCACCCCCGAGGCCACGAATCGGTGGCTCACCGAACGCGGCCTCGCGCCGGCTGACGCCGGGGTGCGGGAGATGTGCGCGGCGCAGCTGCGCTCGCTGCGCGAGCACCTCAGGTCGTTGTTCGCCGCCCGCGTCGCCGGGCTGCCCGCCCTGCCCGCGGCGCTGTCCGCCGTCAACGACGCGCTGAGCAAGGCCCCCTCGGCCGCCCTGCTGTACTGGGACGAGAGGAACGGCCCCTACCGGGCGGTCCCGTGCCCCACCCACGAGATCCTCGACCGCGCTCTCGCGACCCTCGCGGCCAGCGCGGCCGACCTCCTCACCGGCCCCGACGCCGACCGCCTCATCGGCTGCGGCTCCACGCCCTGTACCCGCTACCTGCTGCGCCACGGTCGCCGCCACTGGTGCTCGACCCGCTGCGGCGACCGCGCCCGCGCCGCCCGCGCCTACGCACGACGCACCCAGCCGGAAGCGGACTGA
- a CDS encoding GAF domain-containing SpoIIE family protein phosphatase encodes MAGHREEPPRRPDLARLDAELHQVSERLTELSAAKDRLQGLLDAVMAISSELELSTVLHRIVTTAMNLVGARYGALGVLAESGEHLEQFITAGLSERERAALAGVDFPRGLGVLGHLIRHPEPLRIDDIATHPASAGFPPGHPHLRTLLGAAISVRGEIYGDLYLSERRDGRPFERKDQDLLVALAGAAGIAIENARLFGELRDSAETFQRLLLPALPDLSPLTAAAVYQPAAEPSALGGDWYDAVCLPDGTTGVAIGDVGGHDLHAAAAMASTRSMLRALLFDLRTPPSAILNQLDRTLNATVEGPFTTTCLALLEPTEGGWTLRWSTAGHLPPLLIVPGREVEYLHADPGLPLGVDTAQPRPDHTRTLPGGATIVFFTDGLVEHADRTLDDGLAALTELAVAHAALPPQEFVQALADHHPSDGHDDMAILALRLPPSRG; translated from the coding sequence ATGGCCGGGCACCGGGAGGAGCCGCCGCGCAGGCCCGACCTCGCACGTCTGGACGCCGAGCTTCATCAGGTCAGCGAGCGGCTCACCGAGCTGTCCGCCGCCAAGGACAGGCTTCAGGGGCTGCTGGACGCGGTCATGGCCATCAGCAGTGAGCTGGAGCTGTCCACGGTGCTGCACCGCATCGTCACCACCGCCATGAACCTGGTCGGTGCCCGCTACGGCGCGCTGGGTGTGCTGGCCGAGTCCGGCGAGCATCTGGAGCAGTTCATCACCGCCGGCCTGTCCGAGCGGGAGCGAGCCGCTCTGGCCGGCGTGGACTTCCCCCGCGGCCTGGGCGTGCTGGGACATCTGATCCGCCACCCGGAACCGCTGCGGATCGACGACATCGCCACCCACCCGGCCTCGGCCGGATTTCCCCCCGGCCACCCGCACCTCCGCACGCTCCTCGGAGCGGCGATCAGCGTCCGCGGCGAAATCTACGGCGACCTCTACCTGTCCGAGCGACGCGACGGACGGCCCTTCGAGCGCAAGGACCAGGATCTCCTCGTCGCCCTCGCCGGCGCCGCCGGCATCGCGATCGAGAACGCCCGCCTGTTCGGAGAACTCCGGGACAGCGCCGAGACCTTCCAACGCCTGCTGCTGCCCGCGCTGCCCGACCTCAGTCCGCTCACGGCGGCGGCCGTCTACCAGCCCGCCGCCGAGCCCAGCGCGCTCGGCGGCGACTGGTACGACGCCGTCTGCCTGCCCGACGGCACGACGGGCGTCGCCATCGGCGACGTGGGCGGCCACGACCTCCACGCGGCCGCCGCCATGGCCTCCACCCGCAGCATGCTCCGGGCCCTGCTCTTCGATCTGCGCACACCGCCCAGCGCGATCCTCAACCAGCTCGACCGCACCCTGAACGCCACCGTCGAAGGACCGTTCACCACCACCTGCCTGGCTCTCCTCGAACCCACTGAAGGCGGCTGGACGCTGCGCTGGAGCACCGCGGGCCATCTGCCACCGCTCCTGATCGTCCCTGGTCGGGAGGTGGAGTACCTGCACGCCGATCCCGGCCTGCCGCTCGGGGTGGACACCGCCCAGCCTCGCCCCGATCACACCCGCACCCTGCCCGGGGGCGCCACCATCGTCTTCTTCACCGACGGTCTCGTCGAGCACGCCGACCGCACCCTCGACGACGGACTGGCCGCGCTCACCGAACTCGCCGTCGCCCACGCCGCGTTGCCGCCGCAGGAGTTCGTCCAGGCCCTGGCCGACCACCACCCCAGCGACGGCCACGACGACATGGCCATCCTCGCCCTACGCCTCCCGCCCAGCCGGGGTTGA
- a CDS encoding protein-glutamine gamma-glutamyltransferase — MSEYRRILAFATVGAVICTSGFLPSVSQAADNRDGETEKSYAATHGLTADEVENINALNESALTLGRPGKPPVGLPPSASASPAADDRVTPPAEPLDRMPDAYRAYGGRATTVVNNYIRKWQQVYSHRDGKKQQMTQEQREKLSYGCVGVTWANTGPYPANKLAFAYFDEKKYKNDLENTSPRPNETRAEFEGRIAKESFDEEKGFKRARDVASVMNKALENAHTEGAYIDNLKTELTNNNDALLHEDSRSNFYSALRNTPSFRERDGGNNDPSKMKAVIYSKHFWSGQDQWGSSDKRKYGDPEGFRPNPGTGLVDMSKDRNIPRGPANPGDRWVNFDYGWFGAQTEADADKTVWTHGDHYHAPNSDLGPMHVYESKFRNWSAGYADFDRGTYMIAFIPKSWNTAPAKVTQGWP; from the coding sequence ATGTCCGAATACCGGAGAATTCTCGCCTTCGCCACCGTGGGTGCGGTCATATGCACCTCCGGATTCCTGCCGTCGGTCAGCCAGGCCGCCGACAACCGCGACGGGGAAACGGAGAAATCCTACGCCGCAACGCACGGCCTGACGGCGGATGAAGTCGAGAACATCAACGCACTGAACGAAAGCGCCCTGACTCTGGGTCGACCCGGCAAGCCTCCGGTGGGATTACCTCCGAGCGCCAGCGCGTCCCCGGCCGCCGACGACAGGGTGACCCCTCCCGCCGAGCCGCTCGACCGGATGCCTGACGCGTACCGGGCCTACGGAGGCAGGGCCACCACGGTCGTCAACAACTACATACGCAAGTGGCAACAGGTCTACAGTCACCGCGACGGCAAGAAGCAGCAAATGACCCAGGAGCAGCGAGAAAAGCTGTCCTACGGCTGCGTCGGCGTCACCTGGGCCAATACGGGCCCCTACCCGGCGAACAAACTGGCGTTCGCGTACTTCGACGAGAAGAAGTACAAGAACGACCTGGAGAACACCAGCCCCCGACCCAACGAAACGCGCGCGGAGTTCGAGGGCCGCATCGCCAAGGAAAGCTTCGACGAGGAGAAGGGTTTCAAGCGGGCACGTGATGTGGCGTCCGTCATGAACAAGGCCCTGGAGAACGCCCACACCGAGGGGGCCTACATCGACAACCTCAAGACGGAGCTCACGAACAACAACGACGCTCTGCTCCACGAGGACAGCCGCTCGAATTTCTACTCGGCGCTGAGGAACACACCGTCCTTCAGGGAAAGGGATGGCGGCAACAACGACCCCTCCAAGATGAAGGCGGTGATCTACTCGAAGCACTTCTGGAGCGGGCAGGACCAGTGGGGCTCCTCTGACAAGAGGAAGTACGGCGACCCGGAAGGCTTCCGTCCCAACCCGGGCACCGGCCTGGTCGACATGTCGAAGGACAGGAACATTCCGCGCGGTCCCGCCAATCCCGGCGACCGTTGGGTCAATTTCGACTACGGCTGGTTCGGGGCACAGACAGAGGCGGACGCCGACAAAACCGTGTGGACCCACGGCGACCACTATCACGCGCCCAACAGCGACCTGGGCCCCATGCACGTGTACGAGAGCAAGTTCCGGAACTGGTCTGCCGGGTACGCGGACTTCGACCGCGGAACGTACATGATCGCGTTCATACCCAAGAGCTGGAACACCGCCCCCGCCAAGGTGACGCAGGGCTGGCCGTAA
- a CDS encoding O-acetyl-ADP-ribose deacetylase, translating to MATIELIQGDITKQHVDAVVNAANSSLLGGGGVDGAIHRAGGPDILDACRDLRASRYGKGLPTGQAVATTAGRLPARWVIHTVGPVFHASGGDESLLASCYRESLRVADELGARTVAFPAISTGVYRWPMEDAARIAVETVRQTETRVEKVRFVLFDERAYEAFAAQVGG from the coding sequence ATGGCCACCATCGAACTGATCCAGGGCGACATCACGAAGCAGCATGTCGACGCCGTCGTCAACGCGGCGAACTCGTCCCTCCTCGGCGGCGGTGGCGTCGACGGCGCCATTCACCGCGCGGGCGGCCCGGACATCCTCGACGCCTGCCGCGACCTGCGCGCCTCCCGCTACGGCAAGGGCCTCCCGACCGGCCAGGCCGTGGCCACCACCGCAGGTCGCCTCCCCGCCCGGTGGGTCATCCACACCGTCGGCCCGGTGTTCCATGCTTCCGGCGGCGACGAGTCGCTGCTGGCCTCCTGCTACCGGGAATCCCTGCGCGTCGCGGACGAGCTGGGCGCGCGGACCGTGGCGTTCCCGGCCATCTCCACGGGCGTCTACCGGTGGCCCATGGAGGACGCGGCCCGCATCGCGGTCGAGACGGTGCGGCAGACGGAGACGAGGGTGGAGAAGGTCCGCTTCGTTCTCTTCGACGAGCGGGCGTACGAAGCGTTCGCCGCACAGGTGGGTGGCTGA
- a CDS encoding ferredoxin — MRVTINHEVCIGSGLCALTAPAVFTQDDDGYSALVPGHEDSADDPMVREAVRACPVQALSVSGD; from the coding sequence ATGCGAGTCACGATCAATCACGAGGTCTGTATCGGCAGCGGTCTGTGCGCGCTGACCGCACCCGCGGTCTTCACCCAGGACGACGACGGATACTCCGCCCTGGTCCCCGGCCACGAGGACAGCGCCGACGACCCCATGGTCCGCGAGGCGGTCCGGGCCTGCCCGGTCCAGGCGCTCTCCGTTTCCGGCGACTGA